One window of the bacterium genome contains the following:
- a CDS encoding TldD/PmbA family protein — translation MIDKILNASMELFDDSEIYYKENSNTSVNYGNGDLRAIVSNRVSGIMMRVKKEGKLGTASATTLEAPNALIDEAAESAKRGDKAPFSFSIARDFPKIDMYSSETSVYATEKMIQMCEEAREKVLKTLPDLALNVSVSKDEERLVIATSGGTWAEHKESNISFTVSAPIKEAGSSVYFYKSSISPFDFPAEVTDKFIRFYKWTDKKVTAPTKRMPVIWSPQALYMFTLSLSSGLSGEELFKKTSPLMERFEKKIFSDKITLMEDPHTPRPGARGFDDEGVPTEKRPLIEKGILKSFLLDLRTGSKLGARSSGNGFKRALFGGGTNMMPTPWPASLWIEPGDSSFDDMVSSLDEGIILTGGMGFHSSRYDQGHISVQATGFMVEKGQVSGRLEGTMVSGNIYEDFLNIRSISKEYEEAYYGYYPYITLDSMQVVGK, via the coding sequence ATGATTGACAAAATTCTCAACGCTTCAATGGAGCTTTTCGACGATTCAGAAATCTATTATAAGGAGAATTCCAATACAAGTGTAAATTACGGAAACGGCGATCTGAGGGCTATAGTTTCTAATCGAGTTTCAGGAATCATGATGAGGGTAAAAAAAGAGGGTAAGCTTGGAACCGCTTCAGCAACGACTCTTGAGGCTCCGAACGCTCTCATTGACGAAGCGGCCGAGTCGGCAAAACGCGGCGATAAAGCCCCCTTCTCCTTTTCAATTGCCAGAGACTTTCCGAAGATTGATATGTATTCTTCAGAGACATCCGTTTATGCGACTGAGAAGATGATTCAGATGTGCGAAGAAGCTCGCGAAAAAGTGCTTAAGACGTTACCTGATCTGGCTTTGAACGTATCGGTATCAAAAGATGAGGAACGACTTGTAATAGCGACATCAGGCGGAACATGGGCTGAACACAAGGAATCCAATATAAGCTTTACCGTATCCGCTCCTATAAAAGAGGCAGGGTCAAGTGTCTACTTTTACAAATCATCCATCTCGCCTTTTGATTTTCCAGCTGAAGTAACAGATAAGTTCATCCGCTTTTACAAATGGACGGACAAGAAAGTCACCGCACCCACAAAACGGATGCCGGTTATATGGTCTCCACAGGCGCTCTATATGTTTACGCTGTCACTCTCAAGCGGACTTTCAGGAGAAGAGCTCTTCAAAAAGACCTCCCCCCTAATGGAAAGGTTCGAAAAAAAGATCTTTTCCGATAAAATCACCCTGATGGAGGACCCGCATACACCGCGACCCGGCGCACGCGGTTTTGACGACGAAGGCGTACCTACAGAAAAAAGACCGCTAATCGAAAAAGGTATACTGAAAAGCTTCCTTCTGGATTTGAGAACAGGTTCTAAATTAGGTGCGCGTTCATCCGGCAACGGTTTCAAAAGAGCCCTTTTCGGCGGAGGCACGAACATGATGCCGACGCCCTGGCCAGCCAGTCTATGGATTGAACCTGGCGATTCTTCATTCGACGACATGGTGTCTTCGCTTGACGAAGGAATCATCCTGACAGGCGGAATGGGCTTCCACTCGTCCAGATACGACCAGGGCCATATTTCCGTTCAGGCGACCGGTTTTATGGTCGAAAAAGGACAGGTATCAGGCAGACTCGAAGGCACGATGGTTTCAGGAAATATATATGAAGATTTTCTCAATATCCGCTCGATATCTAAAGAATACGAGGAAGCCTATTACGGTTACTACCCCTACATAACGCTAGATTCAATGCAGGTTGTAGGAAAGTAA
- a CDS encoding TldD/PmbA family protein — protein MLDKLKKALNFSKADYADLRFEENCAVNIAYQNKELMTFSTPTSRGGHIRCYANGGKAIHSFSKIEDLEKGVAQCSSDAVVSGSHRKKKLTLAASEPLNGQFFLTPKNDPRKWSLEEKQELLKYYRDIVLDIPKIIVAYGSYSEWYSRRWFVNTEGTAIEYELMISNIVFRLTAKDGNVVQTTAAAVGGSDDYDKLLSREDKFIEKATIAAELTTADMLPAGNFPVVLDPDEAGVFIHEAFGHLSEADGLQDNPAFLAKLEIGQALGRDILNVTDDGTIYGIPGWHQVDDEGVKTRRTELIKNGVLAGRMHSRETASEFGEPLSGNMRAVAPQFTPIVRMSNIYIEPGKSTFDEMVSSIDSGYYLIGAQGGQTSGDQFTFGAQYGYEIKKGKVGKLIRNINMSGELFSTLKNISMIGNDLEFAERGGCGKGGNGPMQLNAKSGKGAPHIKIDAVTLGGAR, from the coding sequence ATGCTCGATAAACTAAAGAAAGCGCTGAACTTCTCAAAAGCGGATTATGCTGATCTGCGTTTTGAGGAGAACTGTGCCGTTAACATAGCATATCAAAACAAGGAACTTATGACCTTCTCGACGCCAACGAGTCGCGGAGGCCACATACGTTGCTATGCAAATGGCGGTAAAGCCATACACTCTTTTTCCAAGATTGAGGATCTCGAAAAGGGTGTGGCACAGTGTTCTTCGGATGCAGTCGTCTCAGGTTCTCACCGTAAAAAGAAACTTACGCTTGCGGCATCCGAACCCTTAAACGGACAATTCTTTTTAACCCCAAAGAATGATCCCAGAAAATGGTCACTAGAAGAAAAACAAGAACTCCTCAAGTATTACCGGGATATTGTTTTAGATATTCCGAAGATAATTGTGGCTTACGGGTCGTATTCTGAATGGTACTCCAGAAGATGGTTTGTTAATACCGAAGGAACGGCCATAGAATACGAGCTCATGATATCCAACATAGTCTTTCGGTTAACGGCTAAGGATGGAAATGTGGTTCAAACAACAGCTGCAGCTGTCGGCGGTTCGGATGATTACGACAAGCTGCTCTCGAGAGAGGACAAGTTCATAGAGAAGGCTACCATAGCAGCAGAGTTGACTACCGCCGATATGCTTCCTGCCGGAAATTTTCCGGTTGTGCTTGATCCCGATGAAGCCGGCGTTTTCATACATGAGGCTTTCGGACATCTGTCTGAAGCCGATGGACTGCAGGATAATCCTGCGTTTCTTGCAAAACTCGAGATAGGACAGGCACTTGGCAGAGACATTCTTAACGTTACGGATGACGGCACAATTTACGGAATCCCCGGATGGCATCAGGTCGACGATGAAGGCGTGAAAACCCGCAGAACGGAGCTGATTAAGAACGGAGTATTAGCCGGAAGAATGCACTCAAGGGAGACGGCTTCGGAGTTCGGAGAGCCCCTTTCTGGAAATATGAGGGCTGTGGCGCCTCAGTTTACGCCTATTGTAAGGATGTCGAACATATACATAGAACCGGGTAAATCCACATTCGATGAAATGGTTTCTTCGATTGACAGCGGTTATTATCTAATAGGAGCACAGGGCGGTCAAACGTCTGGCGACCAGTTCACATTCGGCGCCCAGTACGGATACGAAATCAAGAAAGGCAAGGTGGGAAAACTTATCAGAAACATCAACATGTCTGGCGAGCTCTTTTCCACATTAAAGAATATATCCATGATAGGCAACGATCTTGAATTTGCAGAACGAGGCGGCTGCGGAAAAGGCGGAAATGGACCCATGCAGCTCAACGCGAAATCAGGAAAAGGCGCTCCGCACATAAAGATTGATGCCGTAACGCTAGGAGGTGCGCGATGA
- a CDS encoding MBL fold metallo-hydrolase, with product MRVKFWGTRGSVPVPGPATLRYGGNTTCVEVEGQDGTLLVIDAGTGIRSLGNDLMKRNKQLRLHVLLTHYHWDHIQGWPFFMPAFLPGNEFIVFGRSSSADQLKGLFGNQMRSTYFPVEFDKLPSKFEFVPLKENSLKIGELHIQTIENCHPGGAFGLRILEKQRAFVFLTDHEAGLKEKLPHSYEDYVKFSKGAELLVHDAQFTDDELANRRTWGHSSFEEAHKLAEDSGAKRLAFTHHAPERIDFEIDRIINSLMDGRVSSIDAFGLMEGMEFTI from the coding sequence ATGCGGGTCAAGTTCTGGGGCACTCGCGGTTCTGTGCCCGTGCCGGGTCCTGCAACCCTAAGATACGGCGGCAACACTACATGCGTGGAGGTTGAAGGGCAGGATGGGACCTTGCTAGTGATAGACGCAGGTACTGGGATCCGTTCTTTGGGCAATGATTTGATGAAGCGAAATAAGCAGTTAAGGCTTCATGTTCTTCTCACTCACTATCACTGGGACCACATTCAGGGATGGCCTTTTTTTATGCCTGCGTTTCTTCCAGGGAATGAATTTATTGTTTTCGGCCGCTCTTCTTCTGCTGATCAACTTAAAGGCTTGTTCGGCAATCAGATGAGATCTACGTATTTTCCCGTAGAATTCGATAAGCTTCCCTCAAAGTTCGAATTCGTCCCTCTGAAAGAAAACTCCCTCAAAATAGGCGAACTGCATATTCAAACGATAGAAAACTGCCATCCTGGCGGTGCGTTCGGCTTGAGGATACTGGAAAAGCAAAGAGCTTTTGTTTTTCTAACCGATCATGAAGCAGGACTCAAGGAAAAACTTCCTCACAGCTATGAAGATTACGTCAAGTTCTCCAAAGGAGCCGAACTTCTTGTGCACGACGCGCAATTTACGGATGATGAACTCGCGAACAGAAGGACATGGGGCCACTCTTCTTTCGAAGAGGCGCATAAGCTTGCCGAGGATTCAGGGGCAAAAAGACTCGCGTTTACCCATCATGCACCCGAGCGAATCGACTTCGAGATTGACAGGATAATCAACTCCTTAATGGACGGCAGAGTCAGTTCTATCGACGCATTCGGGCTTATGGAAGGGATGGAGTTTACCATCTAA
- a CDS encoding ferritin family protein — translation MGIKFSGYEIGEMAIQIERNGKTFYEVLEKKSNDNDIRAFFKYLAEQESEHMERFKELRDSLSKEGYVAPYDWDEARDYLSALVAKEVFSDSNMGAKAAESAKDERSAFDAAIGLEKDSLLFYHEMMRFINKEDHPLVEKIAEEERKHIKDLTEKKRQRGY, via the coding sequence GTGGGTATAAAGTTCTCAGGATATGAAATAGGAGAGATGGCTATTCAGATTGAAAGAAACGGCAAAACCTTCTACGAGGTTCTTGAAAAAAAATCCAATGACAACGATATTAGAGCTTTCTTTAAGTACCTTGCCGAACAGGAGTCAGAACATATGGAAAGGTTCAAGGAGCTTCGCGATAGTCTTTCTAAAGAAGGCTACGTTGCTCCTTATGATTGGGACGAAGCCAGGGATTATCTATCGGCTCTGGTTGCTAAAGAGGTGTTTTCGGATTCAAACATGGGTGCAAAGGCCGCCGAGAGTGCAAAAGATGAACGTTCTGCTTTCGATGCCGCTATCGGCCTTGAGAAGGATTCCCTTCTTTTTTACCACGAGATGATGAGATTTATTAACAAGGAAGATCACCCTCTTGTTGAAAAGATAGCGGAAGAAGAGCGAAAGCATATAAAAGACCTGACTGAGAAAAAGCGTCAGCGGGGCTATTAA
- a CDS encoding desulfoferrodoxin FeS4 iron-binding domain-containing protein — MAEEGKTYVCLICGQEVKVLKAGAGTLVCCGQDMELQDE; from the coding sequence ATGGCAGAAGAAGGTAAGACCTATGTTTGTTTGATATGCGGTCAGGAGGTCAAGGTGCTTAAAGCTGGCGCAGGAACGCTGGTATGTTGCGGACAGGATATGGAGCTTCAGGACGAATAA
- a CDS encoding transcriptional repressor, whose protein sequence is MEYWNSISESCRYIFWRKCGLVLDTNEFLFRIHLNMTSIEAAIRKCREQGMRITPQRILILRELLGNRSHPTVEDIYRAVCREYPNISLATVYNTLNMLVEIGEVRDFSNSNGSRRFDPNLYPHDHAICEACGRLFDVAQHDPEKESILAMGKSFKVIRKQTLYYGRCWICSTMVNVNLQLDEFGNASKHKDTDQAMQDKQGKASLKIKKEKKIAHVR, encoded by the coding sequence ATATCTGAAAGCTGCAGGTATATCTTTTGGAGAAAATGCGGTCTAGTGCTTGACACGAATGAATTTTTGTTTAGAATTCATCTAAATATGACTAGTATTGAAGCCGCTATCAGAAAATGCCGCGAGCAAGGCATGAGGATAACTCCACAGAGGATCCTTATCCTGAGGGAACTTCTTGGTAATAGGAGTCATCCTACGGTGGAGGATATATATAGAGCTGTGTGCAGGGAATATCCAAATATATCCCTCGCAACCGTATATAACACCCTGAATATGCTTGTAGAGATAGGAGAAGTCAGGGATTTCTCTAACTCAAACGGCTCGAGGCGGTTTGATCCTAATCTTTATCCGCATGATCATGCTATCTGTGAAGCGTGCGGCAGGCTTTTTGATGTAGCTCAGCATGATCCGGAAAAGGAAAGCATACTTGCCATGGGCAAGAGCTTTAAGGTGATCAGGAAGCAAACCCTTTATTATGGAAGATGCTGGATCTGTTCCACGATGGTTAATGTCAACCTGCAATTGGATGAATTCGGAAACGCATCCAAGCATAAGGATACCGATCAAGCAATGCAGGACAAACAGGGTAAAGCTTCCCTGAAAATTAAAAAAGAGAAGAAAATCGCACATGTAAGATGA